In Aegilops tauschii subsp. strangulata cultivar AL8/78 chromosome 3, Aet v6.0, whole genome shotgun sequence, one genomic interval encodes:
- the LOC109741479 gene encoding fructose-1,6-bisphosphatase, cytosolic isoform X2 → MDHAADTFRTDLMTITRHVLNEQSRHPESRGDLTILLSHIVLGCKFVASAVNKAGLAKLTGLAGETNVQGEEQKKLDVLSNEVFVNALVSSGRTCVLVSEEDEKATFVDPKLRGKYCVCFDPLDGSSNIDCGVSIGTIFGIYMIKNQDTVTLEEVLQPGKDMIAAGYCMYGSSCTLVLSTGNGVNGFTLDPSLGEFIMTHPDIKIPPKGKIYSVNEGNAKNWDTPTAKYVEKCKYPTDGSSPKSLRYIGSMVADVHRTLLYGGIFLYPADKKSPSGKLRVMYEVFPMSFLMEEAGGQSFTGKGRSLDLIPTDIHERSPIFLGSSDDVEEIKALYAEEAKKAGSA, encoded by the exons ATGGATCACGCGGCGGACACTTTCCGGACGGACCTGATGACCATCACGCGGCACGTGCTGAACGAGCAGAGCCGGCACCCGGAGTCGCGCGGCGACCTCACCATCCTCCTCTCCCACATCGTCCTCGGCTGCAAGTTCGTCGCCTCCGCCGTCAACAAGGCCGGCCTCGCCAAGCTCACCGGCCTCGCCGGCGAGACCAACGTCCAG GGGGAGGAGCAGAAGAAGCTGGACGTGCTGTCCAACGAGGTGTTCGTCAATGCCCTCGTCAGCAGCGGCCGCACC TGCGTTCTTGTGTCCGAGGAGGACGAGAAGGCGACGTTCGTCGACCCTAAGCTCCGTGGAAA GTACTGTGTCTGCTTTGATCCCCTGGATGGATCCTCCAACATCGACTGCGGCGTCTCCATCGGAACG ATCTTTGGGATCTACATGATCAAGAACCAAGACACCGTGACTCTGGAGGAAGTACTGCAGCCTGGGAAGGACATGATTGCTGCTGGATACTGCATGTATGGGAGTTCCTGCACG CTTGTCCTGAGCACTGGAAATGGTGTCAACGGCTTCACGCTTGACCCTTCTCTTGGGGAGTTCATAATGACTCATCCAGACATCAAG ATACCGCCGAAAGGAAAGATCTATTCGGTTAACGAAGGGAATGCCAAGAACTGGGACACCCCTACTGCAAA GTACGTGGAGAAGTGCAAGTATCCCACGGATGGTTCATCACCCAAATCATTGAGATACATTGGCAG CATGGTTGCTGATGTCCACCGCACCTTGCTATACGGCGGCATATTTCTGTACCCCGCGGACAAGAAGAGCCCGAGCGGAAAGCTCCG TGTGATGTATGAGGTGTTCCCCATGTCATTCCTGATGGAGGAGGCTGGAGGCCAGTCTTTCACAGGCAAAGGACGG TCGCTCGACCTGATCCCCACCGACATCCACGAGAGATCCCCGATATTCCTCGGCAGCAGCGACGACGTGGAGGAGATCAAGGCGCTGTACGCGGAGGAGGCCAAGAAGGCAGGATCTGCATGA
- the LOC109741479 gene encoding fructose-1,6-bisphosphatase, cytosolic isoform X1 yields MDHAADTFRTDLMTITRHVLNEQSRHPESRGDLTILLSHIVLGCKFVASAVNKAGLAKLTGLAGETNVQGEEQKKLDVLSNEVFVNALVSSGRTCVLVSEEDEKATFVDPKLRGKCVKYFGFSMFYSHTMIWLRSTFSFVVSDEICGSSFSIRYCVCFDPLDGSSNIDCGVSIGTIFGIYMIKNQDTVTLEEVLQPGKDMIAAGYCMYGSSCTLVLSTGNGVNGFTLDPSLGEFIMTHPDIKIPPKGKIYSVNEGNAKNWDTPTAKYVEKCKYPTDGSSPKSLRYIGSMVADVHRTLLYGGIFLYPADKKSPSGKLRVMYEVFPMSFLMEEAGGQSFTGKGRSLDLIPTDIHERSPIFLGSSDDVEEIKALYAEEAKKAGSA; encoded by the exons ATGGATCACGCGGCGGACACTTTCCGGACGGACCTGATGACCATCACGCGGCACGTGCTGAACGAGCAGAGCCGGCACCCGGAGTCGCGCGGCGACCTCACCATCCTCCTCTCCCACATCGTCCTCGGCTGCAAGTTCGTCGCCTCCGCCGTCAACAAGGCCGGCCTCGCCAAGCTCACCGGCCTCGCCGGCGAGACCAACGTCCAG GGGGAGGAGCAGAAGAAGCTGGACGTGCTGTCCAACGAGGTGTTCGTCAATGCCCTCGTCAGCAGCGGCCGCACC TGCGTTCTTGTGTCCGAGGAGGACGAGAAGGCGACGTTCGTCGACCCTAAGCTCCGTGGAAAGTGTGTAAAATACTTCGGCTTCTCCATGTTCTACTCACATACCATGATATGGTTGAGGAGCACTTTTTCCTTTGTTGTTTCTGATGAAATATGCGGATCTTCATTTTCCATCAGGTACTGTGTCTGCTTTGATCCCCTGGATGGATCCTCCAACATCGACTGCGGCGTCTCCATCGGAACG ATCTTTGGGATCTACATGATCAAGAACCAAGACACCGTGACTCTGGAGGAAGTACTGCAGCCTGGGAAGGACATGATTGCTGCTGGATACTGCATGTATGGGAGTTCCTGCACG CTTGTCCTGAGCACTGGAAATGGTGTCAACGGCTTCACGCTTGACCCTTCTCTTGGGGAGTTCATAATGACTCATCCAGACATCAAG ATACCGCCGAAAGGAAAGATCTATTCGGTTAACGAAGGGAATGCCAAGAACTGGGACACCCCTACTGCAAA GTACGTGGAGAAGTGCAAGTATCCCACGGATGGTTCATCACCCAAATCATTGAGATACATTGGCAG CATGGTTGCTGATGTCCACCGCACCTTGCTATACGGCGGCATATTTCTGTACCCCGCGGACAAGAAGAGCCCGAGCGGAAAGCTCCG TGTGATGTATGAGGTGTTCCCCATGTCATTCCTGATGGAGGAGGCTGGAGGCCAGTCTTTCACAGGCAAAGGACGG TCGCTCGACCTGATCCCCACCGACATCCACGAGAGATCCCCGATATTCCTCGGCAGCAGCGACGACGTGGAGGAGATCAAGGCGCTGTACGCGGAGGAGGCCAAGAAGGCAGGATCTGCATGA